CAGTGAAACGGAAGTTGGACCAGTAACGAAAAAACTTTATGAAACCCTAACAGCCATTCAACTCGGCGATCTCGCCGGGCCATCTGGTTGGATTTACAAAATTTAGAGAATTCTATCTTTACTCTAAATAATAAAACTACGGGATTTTCACAAGCTCCCGTAGTTTTATTATCGCGATGCGCCGTTTTAAATTTTCAGATAAACCGGATTAGATTATTTTTGATTTTTTAACGCTACCTTACTCGTCTGTTATCTTTTTTTCTTCTTTCTTACCGAATAACCAAAAGTACCGCATTTTTCGCCTAAACCAAAATATTCGCCGTGAACATAGGCAAGAAGCTCAGCTTGATCCAGATGTAGTTTTCCATTATCATCAAGCAGTTTTGCCTCAACGTTAACCGTCAGAATTTCTGCCATAAAAAGGACATGCGTCCCTAACGGTATAATATTTTTAACTTGACACTCTAAGCTTAACGGACTTGCTGTCAACATTGGACAACTAATAGACTCACCATCCGTACATTCTAAATTCATTTTTTCAAACTTATTCACATCTCGGCCAGATTTCACCCCGCAAAAATCAACGGCCTTAACCATTGCCACGGTTGTTAAATTAATCGTGAATTCCTTTGTTTCCGAAATAATTTCATATGACAATCGACTCGGCTTGAGCGAAATATAGGTCATTGGCGGTCTGCTATTTAATACTCCCGTCCAACCAATTGTTAATACATTAATTTTATCATGCTGCCCGCATGTAACCAAAACTGGCGGCACTGGGGCAAGTAAAACGCTTCTTGGCCATTTTATTTTACTCATTATTTTTTCCTTTTCGTTTATTTTGATAAATATTATAACATCTTTATGCTTCATATATAACACGGTAATAAAACATCTATGCGAAATATCGTATTAAAGAAAATACTATCAGAAACACTTTTTTCTTGCAATCTTCAACTCAAATAGGATAGTATTACTATGATAACATAACATTGAACAGGAGAACTATGAAAACAGAATTATTATTTATCGTAAAGCGCTTATGTGATCTTGAAGAAGAATTCGTAGATCTAACCGAAGAAGAAAAAGAAATTGTTGTAACAACTGCTGAAAACATGACCGGAGATCTTACTTTTCTTTTAGACGCACTCGAAGATTATTGTCTTAACAGTTTTGATGATGAAGATTAGTTAAACATTTACCGCTCAATCCGTAAGCAATTTTATAATAAAACTGGACTTTATTTTTTTAAATTAAATCATCTAATCTGAATTGGAGGTTTGTCATGAGACGAGCAAACAGAGAAGTAAAAAACAAATCTGAACTGATCAAAATTATTGAAAGCTGTAAAACATGCCGGATGGGAATGATTGACGATGGAAAACCTTATGTTGTTCCATTAAATTTTGGTTATAAAATTGTTGATTCGGTCATTACAATTTATCTACATAGTGCTAAAGAAGGCCGAAAGGTTGAAGTTTTAACCAGAAACAACACCGTTTGTATCGAAATGGATCAGATGAGCGAACTCATCACCGGTAAAAATGGCTGTGACTACAGCTGTTATTTTGAGAGTTTTATTGGTGAAGGACAAGCTGTTATTCTTGAAAATGTGGAAGCAAAAATAGATGCTTTAAACGCTATTATGAAACATCAAACAGGAAAAGATGATTTTTCATATGATCTTCGCGTTTTAGATAAAACCTTAATCATCGCTATTGAATTAAATCACTATACCGGAAAGCGGCACTAAAAAGCCGCCGCTATGTCACATCTTATATTATGCTGAATAAATTAGGCTCGCATTTAAACCCGGTATTATTTAAATACCGGGCTTCCTATTTCCTGCTTAATTTTATTTTTCAACTGCGTCAATTTCACTGTTGAGATCATTTACTACCCCATCTGAATTGGTCGGAGATATTATCATATTAAAACCGTCTGTTACATCCATAAAAGCTTTCGCATCGTCGAATCTTACATCCAGCAGATGTCCACCTTTGCTCCGGTCATCGGAAATAAAATGAAAATGATATCCCGGGACATTTACTCCACCAATGTATTCAGGACACCACAATCCAATTAAAGTTCCTGAAATATTATCATAATTAAAAACTGTTTGATTTTTCACTGCTTCTGAAAGAACCGGATAAGGTTTTTCCTGACGCGGCACTGAACGAGCCTTGATGGTATTAAAAGTTCCATCAATTCTAAATATGTAAAATGAATTTTTATCTTCGATAAGCTGATCCAATTCCTGTTCTAACATATCTAAACTAGCAACATTACTTAACGATTTTGTTACATCTTGATCAAAATAAGTTACCGCCGCAAATGGCGTTTTGTCTGAGTCTGGCACTTCGACAACTGCTCCGCTGGATTCAATCTTATATACCTTATTGTCAATCATAATCAATTCCCCATCCAGAGCATTAAAAGTTCCAATACCTACATTTCCATGTCGTTTTAATTCACTAAAGGTCATAAAACCATCATAATTACCTGCTAATAGCGAATTAATAGTAGAAACTTGAAAGAGCGTTTCCTCTTTTGATGCGGTCACATCATTTTTAGTAGAATTAGAACATCCTAAAAGAAACACTGCACAAACAGCAGCCACAATTAACACCTTTAATTTTTTCTTCATAAATACTCCTTGTCTTTTAGTTTTAATCTATCTTAATTCCAAATCAATTGTTATCGGTTTATTCATTTTTAACGATTCCATTCCTAACTTATTTTATGCTGTCTTTTAATCGCAACAAAAAAATTAGATGATGATCTAATCTATATAAAATTCAACGCGGTTACGTCCGCTTTCTTTGGCCTTATAAAGCGCGGTATCCGCCCTTGAAACAATGCTATCAGGAGATAAATCTTTTCTATATGTCGAAACCCCGATACTAATAGTCACCTGACCGACACTATCAAAGTGATTTTTTTCAACCAAAGATCTTATCTTTTCTGCTAAGTCAACCCCAACATCCAAGGTGGTTTGGGGAAAAATTATTAGAAATTCTTCGCCCCCCCAACGACCAACAATATCATTAGCACGGACATTTTTGTGAAAAATTGATACCAGTTCAACCAGCACCCGATCGCCAACTTGATGCCCATATGTGTCATTAACTCGTTTAAAATGATCAATATCCAAAATTAGAATTGTAAATGGTATTGACGCCTGTTTTGACAAATCAAGTTGTTCTTCCAATGTTTCATCTAGTTTTAAACGATTATAGCTTTGCGTCAATTTATCAGTAATCGATAATCTCAAAATTTCTTCTTCCATTACTTTACGATCTGAAATATCCCTTGTTACTCCTAACATCCCGATAAATCGTTCATCTTCTTTGTATATACCAGAAACTGTTGTTTCAGTCCAGACCGTTGTTCCGTCTTTACATGGCTGTTCTAATTCACCCCTAAACACTTGAAATGGAAGTCCCGCTTGCACTGACTGGATCGCGCGTTCTAATCCTTTATGAAGATAGATTAGAGAACCGGGACATAACACTTCTTCTTGCGACTGAGCCATGACTTCCTCAACTGTATATCCTCGAAGTTTTTGAACGGACGGACTGATATAAGTGAAATTCCCCTGCAAGTCCATTGTCCAGATCACATCTTCAGCATTATCAGCAAGGAGGCGATGTCGTTCTTCACTCTCCAATAGTTTTTTTTCAATTATTTTTTTTTCAGTAACATCACGAATAACACTTAAAATATGCGGAGTCCCTTTTATATTGAGTATTCTTGATGAAATCAGCCCTATTTTTTTCTCTCTAATTTTATTATACAAATGAAGTTCAAAGTTTTCAACAAACCCATCCTTTTGTAACTTATCAAGAAATATTTTTCGTTCTTCCAAATCAACGTACAAATCAGTAATCTTAATCGACATCCCTTCTAATTCTTCATTCGTAAATTTTGTGTCTTCAAGAAAGGCTTGATTATATGCTATCAAATATTCTCCATTAAAACTGGTAATAATAGTAGGATCAGGGATCGTATTAAAGATCATTTCTAAATGTTCCTGAGTTTCTTTAATTTCGAGAATCGACGACTCTATTTTTTTTGTCATATTATTAAAAGCTTCAGAAAATTCGCCTAAATAATGGATATTTTGCGAGAAATCGCCTGCTGCAATCGCCTTGGTTTTCCATGTTAAACTCCTCAAAGAAGCTTGTAAATTTTTCAAAGATCCAATAACATAACCGTACCCTTTAATATCGTATGAAAGGTTCCCGCGCCCTAGTTCTGTTATAACATTGCGTATTGTTTTCAAAGTATCCTTTAAGTTGGAAAAGTCTTTATCATTATTTAGATTTGATGGAATGTCTTGAGTGATTTTAACATCGTTAAGCAAACTCTTGAAATACTCTAATAATAACTGGTTGTCCTCACTTAGCATTTTATAGTCAAATCCCTTCGTTTGAAACTTTGGCACTAAATCTACATGTCCGGTCTCCGGTACACCAACAATCAATTTCTTTTACATCAAATGGCATTCCCGAAAAGCCTTCCAATAATGAAGAAATAAATCCTTCGTCATAAGTACAGATCTCATAACCAGTTTCTGGCAACCCAGAACAATCTAAATCTTCTGATACTGTCAAAACAAGTTCTCCCTTTTCCATATCAGCTTCTTCAACTCGTAATATCCCCATTCCCAATTCTTCTAAGACATTTTGAAGTTGACTTATAAAACTATTAAGATCATTGTTTTTTTCAATCATATGAGCATAAAACTCTTTTCCGGCCAGCTTTCCGGCTTCATAAAATATTCGATTTGTTTGTTCCCAACCAACATGTTGTTCGATAATGTCGCGAAAAGTGAATTGCATCAATCGGTACACTTCAATCCGTGTCATATTTCCCATATTGGGACGTCCTTTCTCAATATCTCCCAATAAATCCCATGAAAATTCGTATTTTCTTTCCATCTTTATCTCCTCCAGTTTATGGCGTTTTTAATTTCAACTTTTTGCCTTGTTAGTCAGATACATCTCTTATAATAAGTAAACATTTTACCATGCTGGGCTGGGATATTGTCAAGATAATTAAAAGAATTATCCATTTTTACTAAAATATATTTTTATAAATTCAACTTTTTTTAAATCTTGGACTATCAAATTGATAACATATTATGCTAAAAAATTAACCAATCTTTATATGCTATCCGAAACAATCACATCAAATCTATAAAAACAACCTTGACAAATTATGAAGCGCAATGTAGAATACATAGCATGCTAAGTAATGAAAACAAAATCAAAAATGATTCTTTTATTTTTGGAAGAATCATCAAACAACTCAATAATATCATGGATATTCGATTCAATCGAATATTAAAACAATGGGATCTCACCGCTTCACAATTTTATGTGATTGTCTATCTTTTAGATAATCAAGCAACAGAGGTCAACCAAAAAAACTTAGAGGATGTTTTCCATCTAAAAGGCCCCACAGTTACTGGAATTGTTAACCGTCTTGTTGAAAAGAATTTCATCATCCGCCATACCAACTGTCATGACCGACGAGTCAATTATCTTGTCCTTACTGAAAAAGGGCGTGAACTTGAGCCCATCATTTTTTTTGAAATTGATAGACTTGAAAAAGAAACGCTTCAAGGAATTACTAACGAACAGATCGACTTATTAGATGGAATACTGAATCAGATATTACAGAATATAATGGATGACTAGTTTTTAAATGCTCGAATCTACTTTATCCATTAATATTTTTGATTTATTCTTAGCTTCACAAAAAAGCTCGAAAGGAATTTATTAAATGAAAAACGAATTATTTGAAAAATATTCAGTTCCTAAGGCAGTGTTAACCTTAGCTATTCCAACGATGCTAAGTATGTTGGTTACAATTGTCTATAACATGGCTGATATATTTTTCGTAGGCCAAACTGGAGATGCTAACCAAGTTGCGGCCGTCACACTAACCATGCCAATCTTTTTTCTGTTAATGGCATTTGGGAGTATTTTTGGGATTGGCGGCGGTTCTTATATTTCTCGTCTACTGGGTAAACGTAAAATTGAAGAGATTAAACATACGTCATCCTTTAGTTTTTATGGCTGTATTTTTCTTGGGATCCTTGGGATGATCGGTTTTCTTCTATTTATGGAGCCAATTCTACTTTTGGCTGGAGCCAGCACCAATACCTTGGGATTTGCAATGGGTTATTTGACCGTGATTGCTTATGGTGCCATTGCTATTTGTCTACAAAATGCCCTCGCTCAGATTGTCCGTTCTGTTGGCGCTGCCAATGAATCGATGATTGGTATGATGATGGGAACCATTATTAACATTATCCTTGACCCTATCATGATTCTTTCACTTAACATGGGAGTTGTCGGGGCGGCATGGGCAACCGTTATCGGAAATACCTGTGCAGTTATTTATTTCATCTATATTATTGTCAAAAAAAATGACGTTTTATCAATCTCTTTAGGCGATTTTAAATTTGAAAAAGATATTGTCAAAAATACCTTTGCGATAGGGATCCCCGCCTCAATAAACAATGTTTTAATGAGTTTTTCGATGATGATTCTCAATAGTTATGCATCCGCTTATGGTGATAATATCATTGCCGCATTAGGTATTTCCGGACGTGTTTTTTCAGTAGTTGTTATGCTGGCATTAGGTTTAGCAATGGGAATTCAGCCCTTTGTCGGTTACAATTATGCCCAAAAAAATTATAAACGCATGAATGATGCAATTAAGTTTGCGGCCCTTATTGGCATCACCATGGGATTCGTTGTCATGGTGATAACACTTGCTTTCTCCGCTCAACTCGTCGCGCTTTTTATCAATGATCCATCTGTGATCGAAATTGGCGCATATATTTTGGTTATTCAGGTCTTGGTTAGTCCTATTCTGGGCCTTCAATTTATTGTTACTACTGTTTATCAATCCCTGGGGAAGGTAATTCCCTCTTTAATTTTAACGGTTTGTCGCCAAGGTCTAGTTTTTATTCCCGTTTTAGTTATTGGCTCCTCTTTATTTCAACTACAAGGTATTATCTGGGCCCAACCTATTGCCGACATTTTTTCCGTTATACTCGCTGTTTCAATGTATTTCTTTACCTACCGAAAATTAAAAAACAGCCAAGTCGAAAACATATCCATTTCGCTTGAAGACAGTATAATTAAAAATAACAACTAGTTTGACTAAACTATATTTGATATAATTCATAGTAACATCATCGGTTGAAAAACTGACTTGATGTTACTATTTTTAAATTGTTGATTATATAATATTTTGAAGGAGACTTTATCCATGCAAAACAAACAAATTATCTCAGCAGGTGCATTTTCTAGCTGGTTAAAAGAGGTCCGACATTCATTAATGACCGAGGAAGGCATCAACGTTAATTGCGGCGACTGTAACGCCTGTTGCACATCCTCTTATTTTATTCATATCCAACCACAGGAAACTAAAACCCTTGCCAAAATTAATAAACAATTGCTATTCCCGGCACCTGGGTTACCAAAGGGAAATGTTCTGATGGGTTATGACGAGAATGGCAACTGTCCTATGTTGCTTAATAATCGTTGTTCAATCTATAAAAATCGGGCAATTACTTGTCGGAATTACGATTGCCGGGTATTTACAGCGGCCGGAATCGACCCTGGCGACAGTGATAAATCTTTAATAAAAAAACGAACGGACCGATGGCAGTTTGAATACCCAACAGCAACAGATTTACAAGAACATCTAGCCGTTAAAAACGCTGCTCACTTTATAAAAAACCATGCTCATTGCTTTCCTAACGGTGCCATTCCACAAACTCCTTCACAACT
This is a stretch of genomic DNA from Acetobacterium woodii DSM 1030. It encodes these proteins:
- a CDS encoding flavin reductase family protein, which encodes MSKIKWPRSVLLAPVPPVLVTCGQHDKINVLTIGWTGVLNSRPPMTYISLKPSRLSYEIISETKEFTINLTTVAMVKAVDFCGVKSGRDVNKFEKMNLECTDGESISCPMLTASPLSLECQVKNIIPLGTHVLFMAEILTVNVEAKLLDDNGKLHLDQAELLAYVHGEYFGLGEKCGTFGYSVRKKKKR
- a CDS encoding MATE family efflux transporter, giving the protein MKNELFEKYSVPKAVLTLAIPTMLSMLVTIVYNMADIFFVGQTGDANQVAAVTLTMPIFFLLMAFGSIFGIGGGSYISRLLGKRKIEEIKHTSSFSFYGCIFLGILGMIGFLLFMEPILLLAGASTNTLGFAMGYLTVIAYGAIAICLQNALAQIVRSVGAANESMIGMMMGTIINIILDPIMILSLNMGVVGAAWATVIGNTCAVIYFIYIIVKKNDVLSISLGDFKFEKDIVKNTFAIGIPASINNVLMSFSMMILNSYASAYGDNIIAALGISGRVFSVVVMLALGLAMGIQPFVGYNYAQKNYKRMNDAIKFAALIGITMGFVVMVITLAFSAQLVALFINDPSVIEIGAYILVIQVLVSPILGLQFIVTTVYQSLGKVIPSLILTVCRQGLVFIPVLVIGSSLFQLQGIIWAQPIADIFSVILAVSMYFFTYRKLKNSQVENISISLEDSIIKNNN
- a CDS encoding MarR family winged helix-turn-helix transcriptional regulator, with the protein product MLSNENKIKNDSFIFGRIIKQLNNIMDIRFNRILKQWDLTASQFYVIVYLLDNQATEVNQKNLEDVFHLKGPTVTGIVNRLVEKNFIIRHTNCHDRRVNYLVLTEKGRELEPIIFFEIDRLEKETLQGITNEQIDLLDGILNQILQNIMDD
- a CDS encoding sensor domain-containing diguanylate cyclase; translated protein: MPKFQTKGFDYKMLSEDNQLLLEYFKSLLNDVKITQDIPSNLNNDKDFSNLKDTLKTIRNVITELGRGNLSYDIKGYGYVIGSLKNLQASLRSLTWKTKAIAAGDFSQNIHYLGEFSEAFNNMTKKIESSILEIKETQEHLEMIFNTIPDPTIITSFNGEYLIAYNQAFLEDTKFTNEELEGMSIKITDLYVDLEERKIFLDKLQKDGFVENFELHLYNKIREKKIGLISSRILNIKGTPHILSVIRDVTEKKIIEKKLLESEERHRLLADNAEDVIWTMDLQGNFTYISPSVQKLRGYTVEEVMAQSQEEVLCPGSLIYLHKGLERAIQSVQAGLPFQVFRGELEQPCKDGTTVWTETTVSGIYKEDERFIGMLGVTRDISDRKVMEEEILRLSITDKLTQSYNRLKLDETLEEQLDLSKQASIPFTILILDIDHFKRVNDTYGHQVGDRVLVELVSIFHKNVRANDIVGRWGGEEFLIIFPQTTLDVGVDLAEKIRSLVEKNHFDSVGQVTISIGVSTYRKDLSPDSIVSRADTALYKAKESGRNRVEFYID
- a CDS encoding pyridoxamine 5'-phosphate oxidase family protein: MRRANREVKNKSELIKIIESCKTCRMGMIDDGKPYVVPLNFGYKIVDSVITIYLHSAKEGRKVEVLTRNNTVCIEMDQMSELITGKNGCDYSCYFESFIGEGQAVILENVEAKIDALNAIMKHQTGKDDFSYDLRVLDKTLIIAIELNHYTGKRH
- a CDS encoding YkgJ family cysteine cluster protein, whose translation is MQNKQIISAGAFSSWLKEVRHSLMTEEGINVNCGDCNACCTSSYFIHIQPQETKTLAKINKQLLFPAPGLPKGNVLMGYDENGNCPMLLNNRCSIYKNRAITCRNYDCRVFTAAGIDPGDSDKSLIKKRTDRWQFEYPTATDLQEHLAVKNAAHFIKNHAHCFPNGAIPQTPSQLAILALKVYTVFLLDDVSSKKISDSKIAQLIVETNDLFENQ
- a CDS encoding V4R domain-containing protein, coding for MERKYEFSWDLLGDIEKGRPNMGNMTRIEVYRLMQFTFRDIIEQHVGWEQTNRIFYEAGKLAGKEFYAHMIEKNNDLNSFISQLQNVLEELGMGILRVEEADMEKGELVLTVSEDLDCSGLPETGYEICTYDEGFISSLLEGFSGMPFDVKEIDCWCTGDRTCRFSAKVSNEGI
- the budA gene encoding acetolactate decarboxylase → MKKKLKVLIVAAVCAVFLLGCSNSTKNDVTASKEETLFQVSTINSLLAGNYDGFMTFSELKRHGNVGIGTFNALDGELIMIDNKVYKIESSGAVVEVPDSDKTPFAAVTYFDQDVTKSLSNVASLDMLEQELDQLIEDKNSFYIFRIDGTFNTIKARSVPRQEKPYPVLSEAVKNQTVFNYDNISGTLIGLWCPEYIGGVNVPGYHFHFISDDRSKGGHLLDVRFDDAKAFMDVTDGFNMIISPTNSDGVVNDLNSEIDAVEK